The stretch of DNA ATCCTGCTCAAGTCGATCCACCAGCGGGATGTCGGATATTATCGCGCCAACAGCAACGATCGTCTCGGATGCGAGGTTGATCATGGCGCACGGGGCTACACCGTTCTTCTTGAGACTGTAGATTATGTACGACCCAACAGTCGATCCTTTTCCGTATGGGAAGAGGA from Caldisericota bacterium encodes:
- a CDS encoding DUF126 domain-containing protein, translating into LFPYGKGSTVGSYIIYSLKKNGVAPCAMINLASETIVAVGAIISDIPLVDRLEQDPLVIFNDGDFVKVDGTMGRVIKMPVPV